A window of the Mucilaginibacter sp. cycad4 genome harbors these coding sequences:
- a CDS encoding heparan-alpha-glucosaminide N-acetyltransferase domain-containing protein codes for MDKSSSRFLSLDVFRGMTLCFMIIVNTPGSGAAAFSPLEHAAWHGFTPTDLVFPSFLFAVGNAMSFSMKRYQEMGNAAVLSKIFRRTLLIFLIGYLMYWFPFFSTNGGFHLKPIAHTRIMGVLQRIALCYCFASLMIHFLSKRTVFVLSGLFLIIYWIILLVYGNPADPLSMTGNAGIYLDKFLFGVDHLYHGEGIPFEPEGVLSTLPAIVNVVVGYYAGKFIQQKGKGYDTTTKLLLTGCLFIFLALCWNMVFPINKKLWTSSFVLVTTGLDLVILSALIYALEINNWNKGNWARFFTIMGKNPLPIYVLSEILLIPVSMFMISGTNAVDWINASFYQAIAPGPVGSLLFAISFMLICWLVAYVLDKRNIYIRV; via the coding sequence ATGGACAAATCATCATCGCGGTTTTTATCGCTGGATGTATTTCGTGGCATGACTTTATGCTTCATGATCATTGTAAATACGCCAGGCAGCGGGGCAGCCGCTTTTTCGCCCCTTGAGCATGCCGCATGGCACGGCTTCACCCCAACCGATCTTGTGTTCCCTTCCTTTCTGTTTGCAGTAGGCAACGCCATGAGCTTTTCAATGAAACGCTACCAGGAAATGGGTAATGCGGCTGTTTTAAGCAAGATCTTCAGGCGTACCCTGCTCATATTTTTAATAGGCTATTTGATGTACTGGTTCCCTTTCTTTTCAACAAACGGGGGCTTCCACTTAAAACCTATTGCCCATACCCGTATTATGGGGGTTTTGCAGCGCATTGCACTGTGTTACTGCTTTGCCTCGCTCATGATCCATTTTCTGTCTAAACGTACGGTATTTGTTTTATCCGGCTTGTTTTTGATCATCTACTGGATCATCCTGCTGGTATACGGCAACCCCGCCGACCCGCTGAGCATGACCGGTAACGCAGGTATCTATCTCGATAAATTTTTGTTTGGTGTTGATCACCTGTATCACGGCGAAGGGATCCCTTTTGAACCAGAAGGCGTACTGAGCACATTACCGGCTATTGTTAATGTGGTAGTGGGTTACTACGCAGGTAAATTCATCCAGCAAAAAGGGAAGGGCTATGATACTACCACCAAATTGTTATTAACAGGTTGCCTCTTTATCTTCCTGGCCCTTTGCTGGAATATGGTTTTCCCGATTAATAAAAAACTGTGGACAAGCTCATTTGTGCTGGTTACCACCGGGCTTGATCTGGTGATCCTGTCGGCCCTGATCTACGCTTTGGAAATCAATAACTGGAACAAAGGTAACTGGGCGCGCTTTTTTACCATCATGGGTAAAAACCCGCTGCCTATTTATGTGCTTTCTGAAATATTACTGATCCCCGTAAGCATGTTCATGATAAGCGGAACAAACGCCGTTGATTGGATAAACGCCTCTTTTTACCAGGCCATAGCTCCCGGACCTGTTGGCTCATTGCTGTTTGCCATTAGCTTTATGCTGATCTGTTGGCTGGTTGCCTATGTGCTTGATAAGCGGAATATCTATATCAGGGTGTGA
- a CDS encoding family 20 glycosylhydrolase — MKKLSLLLCGCMAHLLSVAQTAKPALALIPQPVKVTQTTGQFVLPKTVVVEAGSSADVANVAVYLKRKLSTATGAFITIKSIAPTAPIRLVLNKTTDTLIKTEGYKLSVTPKKVVIRANDAAGLFYGVQTFFQLLPKEIEGQEAAKGVKWTAPAVEITDYPRFAWRGLMFDVARHFFTKAEVKQYIDAMVKYKFNLLHLHLTDDEGWRVEIKSLPRLTEVGAHNVKKVGQFGTFSPPAADEPRTSGGFYTQEDIKELVQYAKDRFVNILPEIDVPGHSLAAVVAYPELSCTPGADKYVVNSGEPFMDWSGPHNKAIVDNTLCPANENVYTFLDKVVTEVAQLFPFGYIHLGGDECAKNFWEQSDAIKALMAKENLKGMNEVQAYFEKRLEKIVESKGKKFMGWDEIIEGGLGPNAAVMSWRGIQGGITAAKAGHEVVMSPTTFAYLDYMQSDRVNETKIYATLRLNKTYSWEPVPDSVDARLIKGGQANLWTEQVYNIRQAEYMTWPRGMAIAEDVWSPKGAKNWDGFFSRVEKHFPRFDEAETKIAPSAYDPSFDATLNADSTLKITLTNEVNGLDTYYSFDNSFPDRFYPKYTAPIDAPKDATTLRVITYRGKKPIGRMVTMPLAELKSRIKK, encoded by the coding sequence ATGAAGAAATTATCCTTATTGCTCTGCGGCTGTATGGCGCACCTGCTTTCTGTAGCCCAAACAGCCAAACCGGCCCTCGCGCTTATCCCGCAGCCGGTAAAAGTTACCCAAACTACCGGCCAGTTTGTGCTGCCCAAAACGGTGGTTGTAGAGGCCGGTTCTTCGGCCGATGTGGCAAATGTAGCCGTCTATCTTAAAAGAAAACTATCTACGGCTACAGGTGCATTCATAACTATAAAAAGTATCGCGCCGACAGCGCCCATCAGGCTCGTTTTAAACAAAACAACCGATACCCTGATCAAAACCGAAGGATATAAACTATCGGTAACACCTAAAAAGGTAGTGATCCGCGCTAATGATGCCGCCGGGTTATTTTACGGGGTACAAACATTTTTTCAGTTGTTGCCTAAAGAAATTGAAGGACAGGAAGCAGCCAAAGGCGTAAAATGGACTGCTCCCGCAGTTGAGATTACCGACTACCCAAGGTTTGCCTGGAGAGGATTGATGTTTGACGTAGCCCGTCACTTCTTTACCAAGGCCGAGGTTAAGCAATACATCGACGCTATGGTTAAATACAAATTCAACCTGCTGCATTTACACCTTACCGATGATGAAGGCTGGCGTGTGGAGATCAAAAGCCTGCCACGGTTAACCGAAGTAGGGGCACATAATGTTAAAAAGGTGGGCCAGTTTGGTACTTTTAGCCCTCCAGCGGCAGATGAGCCACGTACTTCCGGCGGCTTTTACACGCAGGAAGACATCAAAGAACTGGTACAATACGCTAAAGACAGGTTTGTAAACATCCTGCCTGAAATTGATGTTCCGGGCCACAGCCTTGCTGCTGTAGTGGCTTACCCGGAGCTTTCATGTACTCCCGGTGCCGATAAATACGTAGTAAACTCGGGCGAGCCTTTTATGGACTGGAGCGGTCCGCACAATAAAGCTATTGTTGATAATACCCTTTGCCCTGCAAATGAAAACGTTTATACTTTTTTAGATAAAGTAGTAACCGAGGTTGCACAATTGTTCCCATTCGGTTATATCCATTTAGGCGGCGATGAGTGTGCCAAAAACTTCTGGGAGCAAAGTGATGCCATAAAAGCGCTGATGGCCAAAGAAAACCTGAAGGGTATGAATGAGGTACAGGCCTATTTTGAAAAACGGCTTGAAAAAATTGTAGAATCAAAAGGTAAAAAATTCATGGGTTGGGATGAGATCATTGAAGGTGGTTTAGGTCCTAATGCTGCTGTAATGAGCTGGAGGGGAATCCAGGGCGGGATCACTGCTGCCAAAGCCGGTCATGAAGTGGTGATGAGTCCAACAACGTTTGCATATCTTGATTACATGCAAAGCGACCGTGTGAACGAAACTAAGATCTACGCCACACTTCGCCTTAACAAAACTTACTCATGGGAGCCGGTACCGGACAGCGTTGATGCACGCCTCATTAAAGGCGGACAGGCCAACCTGTGGACAGAGCAGGTGTACAACATTCGCCAGGCCGAATATATGACCTGGCCACGTGGTATGGCTATTGCCGAGGATGTATGGTCGCCAAAGGGCGCTAAAAACTGGGACGGATTTTTCAGCAGGGTTGAGAAACATTTCCCGCGCTTTGACGAAGCCGAAACCAAGATAGCCCCAAGCGCTTACGACCCATCATTTGATGCTACATTGAATGCTGACAGTACGTTAAAAATCACTTTAACCAATGAGGTGAACGGACTGGATACTTATTACAGCTTTGATAATTCGTTCCCCGACAGGTTTTACCCTAAATATACAGCGCCGATAGATGCCCCTAAAGATGCAACTACATTAAGGGTGATCACCTATCGCGGTAAAAAGCCAATAGGCCGCATGGTTACCATGCCATTAGCTGAGTTGAAAAGCAGGATTAAGAAGTAA
- a CDS encoding aminopeptidase P N-terminal domain-containing protein: MTRSFLRALVILLALTGSNRCFGQAAENLPTDYLSKEFHAGRRQALRDLMPANSVTVIFSYPEQVFSNDVNYVYHPNPDLYYFSGYKEPNSVLLVFKDMQADGDSSYNEVLFVRHRDAGREQWTGRRLGVEGAKSQLGFKRTYNSEDFAKFPVDFKKFANVYYDVLPEDVTGDGSTGELKKLVASFKTKAGIAETSRQVIGDLNMIARMVTPQNIGRFMAYFKDKFADEDHKNNPLIQQLVARPDSVTLADVKAKIAATYGGNTGFAEFTSKLRGVKTPEEMAVLKKAVEISSLAHLEVMKSVKPGMSEREVEGIMTYVHKRYGAEDEGYPPIVGAGANGCILHYEENSATKINNQLLLMDVGAEYHGYSADVTRTVPANGKFTEEQKAIYQLVYDAQEEIFKLCKAGVPYASLEQKSAEVLSAGLIKLGIIKDASEVRKYYPHGCSHHLGLDVHDKGGRGNLEENWVITVEPGIYIPAGSPCDKKWWNIGVRIEDDVQIGKDSGTILSIDAPRKWQDVEKAATEKSIFEAVKFPELK, translated from the coding sequence ATGACGCGATCATTTCTTCGGGCATTAGTAATTTTACTGGCCCTGACTGGCAGCAACCGCTGTTTCGGACAAGCCGCCGAAAACTTACCCACCGATTATTTAAGCAAGGAGTTTCATGCCGGACGACGCCAGGCCCTCCGTGACCTGATGCCTGCCAATTCGGTAACGGTGATCTTCTCGTATCCTGAGCAGGTGTTTTCGAACGATGTTAATTATGTATACCATCCTAATCCCGACCTATATTATTTTTCGGGATACAAGGAGCCAAACTCAGTTCTTTTAGTGTTTAAAGACATGCAGGCCGATGGCGATAGTAGCTATAACGAAGTTTTGTTTGTGCGGCACCGTGATGCAGGCCGCGAGCAATGGACGGGCCGCAGGCTGGGTGTAGAAGGTGCCAAATCGCAACTTGGATTTAAGCGGACTTACAACAGCGAGGATTTTGCAAAATTCCCGGTGGATTTTAAAAAGTTTGCCAATGTGTATTATGACGTGCTTCCCGAAGATGTTACCGGAGATGGATCGACCGGGGAGTTGAAAAAACTTGTTGCATCATTTAAAACGAAGGCAGGCATAGCGGAAACCAGCAGGCAGGTTATCGGCGATCTTAATATGATAGCAAGAATGGTTACTCCTCAAAACATTGGCCGCTTCATGGCTTATTTTAAAGATAAGTTTGCAGATGAAGACCATAAAAACAACCCACTTATACAGCAATTGGTGGCCAGGCCTGATTCTGTTACACTTGCCGATGTTAAAGCAAAAATTGCTGCAACTTATGGAGGCAATACCGGCTTTGCTGAATTTACGAGCAAGCTTCGTGGTGTAAAAACACCCGAGGAGATGGCAGTATTGAAGAAGGCTGTGGAGATCTCAAGCCTTGCTCACCTGGAGGTAATGAAGTCGGTTAAACCGGGCATGAGTGAGCGTGAGGTTGAAGGGATCATGACCTATGTTCATAAAAGATACGGGGCAGAGGATGAGGGCTATCCACCAATTGTAGGCGCAGGCGCAAACGGCTGTATCCTGCATTATGAGGAAAATTCGGCCACAAAAATCAATAACCAGTTATTGCTGATGGATGTTGGCGCGGAATACCATGGCTACTCTGCCGATGTTACCCGAACTGTACCGGCCAACGGTAAATTTACCGAAGAACAAAAAGCCATTTACCAATTAGTATACGATGCACAGGAAGAGATCTTTAAACTATGTAAAGCAGGTGTTCCCTATGCCAGTCTTGAACAAAAATCGGCAGAGGTATTATCGGCCGGATTAATTAAGCTTGGTATTATCAAGGACGCTTCAGAAGTGCGCAAATATTATCCGCATGGCTGTTCGCACCATTTAGGGCTTGATGTGCATGATAAAGGCGGCCGCGGCAACCTGGAAGAAAATTGGGTGATCACCGTTGAGCCGGGCATCTATATCCCTGCCGGCAGTCCATGCGATAAAAAATGGTGGAATATAGGGGTACGGATTGAGGACGATGTACAGATAGGTAAAGACAGCGGCACCATTCTATCCATCGATGCACCACGCAAATGGCAGGATGTTGAAAAAGCTGCAACTGAGAAAAGCATTTTTGAAGCAGTTAAGTTTCCGGAGTTGAAATAA
- a CDS encoding glycoside hydrolase family 43 protein — protein sequence MIIPKKLVLLAVFGTALTTSANKALAQEKKTSGNPIVEGWYADPEAKIFNKQYWVYPTYSAKYNDQVFMDAFSSPDLINWTKHPRIIDTAAVKWAKRAMWAPAVTEKDGKYYIFFGANDIQNNNEVGGIGVAVGDKPEGPFKDLLGKPLIGQIINKAQPIDQFVFKDDNGQYYMIYGGWGQCNIVKLKNDFTGVEPFDNGETYKLITPKDYVEGPVMFKRKGKYYFMWSEGGWTGPDYRVAYAIGDSPFGPFNRIGTILKQDANIATGAGHHSVIQVPGKDEWYIVYHRRPLTETDGNHRVTCIDKMYFDKDGKILPVKITNEGVTARKL from the coding sequence ATGATCATCCCTAAAAAACTTGTTTTACTGGCTGTGTTTGGTACTGCACTCACTACATCTGCAAACAAAGCATTAGCGCAAGAGAAAAAGACATCCGGTAACCCTATTGTTGAAGGCTGGTATGCCGATCCGGAGGCTAAGATCTTTAATAAGCAATACTGGGTGTACCCTACCTACTCTGCTAAATATAACGACCAGGTATTTATGGATGCCTTTTCATCGCCCGATCTGATCAACTGGACAAAACACCCGCGTATTATTGATACTGCTGCCGTAAAATGGGCAAAGCGCGCGATGTGGGCACCTGCGGTGACCGAGAAGGATGGCAAATATTATATCTTTTTTGGCGCTAACGATATCCAGAACAATAACGAGGTTGGAGGCATAGGTGTTGCCGTTGGCGATAAACCAGAAGGCCCGTTCAAAGACCTTTTGGGCAAACCGCTTATCGGGCAGATCATCAATAAAGCGCAACCTATCGACCAGTTTGTTTTTAAAGACGATAATGGCCAGTACTACATGATCTACGGTGGCTGGGGCCAGTGTAACATTGTAAAACTAAAAAATGATTTTACCGGCGTTGAACCATTTGATAATGGCGAAACCTATAAACTGATCACTCCCAAAGATTATGTTGAAGGCCCTGTGATGTTTAAGCGCAAAGGCAAATACTACTTTATGTGGAGCGAAGGCGGCTGGACTGGTCCGGATTATCGTGTGGCTTATGCCATTGGCGATTCGCCATTTGGTCCGTTTAACCGTATTGGGACGATATTAAAACAGGACGCGAATATTGCCACGGGTGCAGGTCACCATTCGGTGATCCAGGTGCCAGGTAAGGATGAATGGTATATTGTTTATCACCGCCGCCCATTAACCGAAACCGATGGCAACCACCGCGTTACCTGTATCGACAAAATGTACTTTGATAAGGATGGCAAGATCCTGCCGGTTAAGATCACCAATGAAGGTGTAACGGCGAGGAAGTTATAG
- a CDS encoding DEAD/DEAH box helicase, translating to MTFQDFKFNEQLFEGVESMGFLNPTPIQAMAIPTIMEGRDLIACAQTGTGKTGAYLLPVLNSISKTNKHHTSALILAPTRELAQQIDQQVEGLAYFTGISSIAVFGGGDGIVYEQQRRGIQNNVNIIVATPGRLIAHLTSGVLKLNHLTHLVLDEADRMLDMGFSDDIMKIISYLPKERQTLLFSATMPGRIRSLAKAILKDPEQINIAISQPAVGIDQQVYRVHDQQKTPLVQHILKDSAFTSIIIFASRKEIVKALYKELKAIKINAMSFHSDLEQKEREEILLKFKNKQLPVIIGTDALSRGIDVEGIDLVINYDVPGDPEDYIHRIGRTARAATTGTAITFVNHRDERKLKNIEKLIEKPIKLMDLPDELAAIQPVKSELAQGDAKRKPNRRWGKKKPKQQNTGN from the coding sequence GTGACTTTCCAGGATTTTAAATTTAACGAGCAATTATTTGAAGGTGTAGAGAGTATGGGTTTCCTGAACCCTACACCCATACAGGCCATGGCTATCCCAACCATTATGGAGGGGCGCGACCTGATTGCATGCGCTCAAACCGGTACAGGTAAAACCGGCGCTTATTTGCTGCCTGTTTTAAACAGCATCAGCAAAACCAATAAACACCATACCAGTGCCCTGATCCTTGCCCCAACCCGCGAACTTGCCCAGCAAATAGATCAGCAGGTTGAAGGCCTTGCCTATTTTACAGGCATCAGCTCTATTGCTGTTTTTGGCGGCGGCGATGGTATTGTTTACGAACAGCAGCGCCGTGGCATTCAAAACAATGTAAATATTATCGTAGCTACTCCCGGCAGGCTTATCGCCCACCTTACATCGGGTGTGCTGAAGCTCAATCATCTTACCCACCTGGTACTTGATGAAGCCGACCGCATGCTGGATATGGGTTTTTCGGATGATATTATGAAGATCATCAGCTACCTGCCTAAAGAAAGGCAAACGCTGTTGTTTTCGGCCACCATGCCGGGCCGTATCCGTTCATTGGCCAAAGCTATTTTGAAGGATCCGGAGCAGATCAATATCGCTATTTCGCAGCCGGCTGTAGGTATCGACCAGCAGGTTTACCGGGTGCATGATCAGCAAAAAACGCCGCTGGTACAGCACATCCTGAAAGATTCGGCATTTACAAGCATCATCATCTTTGCATCTCGCAAGGAAATTGTTAAAGCGTTATACAAAGAATTGAAGGCCATCAAGATCAACGCCATGTCCTTCCACTCCGACCTGGAGCAGAAAGAGCGCGAAGAGATCCTCCTTAAATTCAAAAACAAACAATTACCGGTTATCATCGGTACCGATGCCCTTTCGCGCGGTATTGATGTTGAGGGGATTGACCTGGTAATTAACTACGATGTTCCCGGCGATCCGGAAGATTATATCCACCGTATCGGTCGTACGGCCCGTGCTGCCACAACCGGTACTGCCATTACTTTTGTTAATCACCGCGACGAGCGCAAGCTTAAGAACATCGAAAAGCTGATAGAAAAACCTATTAAGCTGATGGATCTTCCCGATGAATTGGCTGCAATACAGCCCGTTAAATCTGAACTGGCACAGGGAGATGCTAAAAGAAAGCCCAACCGTCGCTGGGGAAAAAAGAAACCGAAACAACAGAATACGGGTAATTAA
- a CDS encoding GNAT family N-acetyltransferase, whose amino-acid sequence MNIITKTPRLLIREFTAEDEELSTLIDADDRLTQYVKKRTPQESKQVFKDTLKEYQNGSGLGRWGVFNIADNDFIGVCALKPSDFDKSRIELGYRLHLKYWGQGIATELAEALINYGLNKVGLKEVCAVTHPQNAASQRVLIKAGFVREGIVFWYGEDVPFFRVKNPTQPSPKGRA is encoded by the coding sequence ATGAATATTATCACTAAAACGCCGCGCTTACTGATCCGCGAATTTACAGCCGAAGATGAAGAACTCTCTACCCTGATCGATGCCGATGACCGCCTTACTCAATACGTAAAGAAACGTACTCCGCAAGAGAGCAAACAGGTATTTAAAGACACGCTGAAAGAATACCAAAACGGATCGGGCCTGGGCAGATGGGGAGTATTTAATATCGCCGATAACGATTTTATAGGTGTTTGCGCCCTCAAACCCAGCGATTTTGACAAAAGCCGCATTGAGCTGGGCTACCGCCTGCACCTCAAATATTGGGGCCAGGGCATCGCCACCGAATTGGCCGAAGCGCTGATCAATTATGGATTAAATAAAGTTGGCTTAAAAGAGGTTTGCGCAGTTACCCATCCCCAAAACGCGGCATCACAAAGGGTGCTGATCAAAGCAGGATTTGTGCGTGAGGGGATTGTATTTTGGTATGGTGAGGATGTGCCGTTTTTTCGGGTAAAGAACCCCACCCAACCCTCCCCGAAAGGGAGGGCTTAA
- a CDS encoding low molecular weight protein-tyrosine-phosphatase, with the protein MKILMVCLGNICRSPLAEGIMQHLADENGLGWDVDSAGTGRWHIGEAPDRRSIRAARNHGIDISKQVCRQFKRSDFDDFDHIFVMDRNNLSDVLDMARNEEQAAKVKLLLGDKVVPDPYYDDNQFEPVFELIENGCKDIIKELHPPLNLPRRGDFNKRF; encoded by the coding sequence ATGAAAATACTAATGGTATGCCTCGGCAACATCTGCCGTTCGCCGCTGGCCGAAGGGATCATGCAGCACCTGGCAGACGAAAATGGTCTGGGCTGGGATGTTGATTCGGCAGGTACGGGTAGATGGCATATAGGCGAAGCTCCCGACAGGCGTTCGATCCGCGCCGCACGCAACCATGGCATTGATATCAGTAAACAGGTTTGTCGCCAGTTTAAACGAAGCGACTTTGACGATTTTGACCACATCTTTGTAATGGATCGCAATAATTTGAGCGATGTGCTTGATATGGCCCGCAACGAAGAACAGGCCGCTAAAGTAAAGCTCCTTTTAGGCGATAAGGTAGTGCCCGATCCTTACTATGACGACAACCAGTTTGAACCGGTTTTTGAATTGATTGAAAACGGTTGTAAGGATATTATTAAAGAGTTACACCCCCCTCTAAATCTCCCCCGGCGGGGAGACTTTAATAAACGCTTTTAA
- a CDS encoding S1/P1 nuclease, with translation MKTQTLKKLLLLVAIFYIPLQSMAWGTNGHRICGQIADSYLTPKARKAIQAILGDESIAITSNWADFIKSDPAYNYLYNWHFINLEKAYSYPDLQAYLKADTITDAYTKMNFLVAELKKKTTTKTNKLLYLRMLIHIVEDVHQPLHTGHLSDKGGNDVKVQWFGKDSNLHSVWDSELIDLQQLSYTEYTAMINHTTAAQRTELQKAPMSQWIYESNQLADKLYAETKTGDKLGYKYNFNHIATLNQQMVKAGVRLAGVLNQIFG, from the coding sequence ATGAAAACACAAACCTTAAAAAAACTTTTACTGCTGGTGGCGATATTTTATATCCCGCTGCAAAGTATGGCCTGGGGCACCAACGGTCACCGCATTTGCGGCCAGATTGCCGATAGCTACCTTACCCCCAAAGCCCGCAAAGCCATACAGGCTATTTTAGGCGATGAAAGCATCGCCATCACCAGCAACTGGGCCGATTTTATTAAATCAGACCCGGCCTACAATTACCTGTATAACTGGCATTTTATTAACCTGGAAAAAGCTTACAGCTATCCGGACCTGCAGGCTTATTTAAAGGCCGATACGATTACCGATGCTTATACCAAAATGAATTTCCTGGTGGCCGAACTTAAAAAGAAAACTACTACCAAAACCAACAAGCTGCTTTACCTGCGCATGCTGATCCATATTGTGGAGGATGTACACCAGCCGCTACACACCGGTCACCTGAGCGATAAAGGCGGTAATGATGTAAAAGTACAATGGTTTGGTAAAGACAGTAACCTGCACTCGGTTTGGGACAGCGAGCTGATTGACCTTCAGCAATTAAGCTACACCGAGTACACCGCCATGATAAACCACACAACAGCTGCTCAGCGCACCGAGTTACAAAAAGCGCCAATGAGCCAGTGGATATACGAAAGCAACCAGCTGGCTGATAAACTATATGCCGAAACTAAAACCGGCGATAAACTTGGTTACAAATATAACTTTAACCATATAGCTACTCTTAATCAGCAAATGGTAAAAGCCGGCGTACGTTTGGCCGGTGTATTGAATCAGATTTTTGGTTGA
- a CDS encoding fumarate hydratase — protein MTKALSLMPSAFKKAFRLSPFAFHLPTFSLKNTFRLLPFAFCLIMVASCTRNPDMQEPGDSKLQGEWKQDSVPAQKSLVTYSLYDIKFSCDSFLLKISTVSKVNYGADTCMSKGHWDEYIRGTYSQRQDTLHIKGQFCNADGSYKNEQGCFRFGDYEEYFKVHRKGDSLIRFVSTSNVIPINAHLIKRTSCIPKPL, from the coding sequence ATGACTAAGGCTTTAAGCCTTATGCCGTCGGCGTTCAAAAAGGCCTTTCGCCTTTCGCCTTTTGCCTTTCACCTTCCAACTTTCAGTTTAAAAAACACCTTTCGCCTTTTACCTTTCGCCTTTTGCCTTATAATGGTAGCCTCCTGTACCCGTAACCCCGATATGCAGGAACCGGGGGATAGTAAACTACAGGGCGAATGGAAACAGGATAGCGTGCCTGCGCAGAAAAGCCTGGTAACATATTCGCTATATGATATCAAATTCAGCTGCGATTCATTTCTTTTGAAGATTAGTACCGTTAGCAAGGTTAACTACGGAGCCGATACTTGCATGAGCAAAGGGCATTGGGATGAATATATTCGCGGAACATACTCGCAAAGGCAGGATACGCTGCATATCAAAGGGCAGTTTTGCAATGCTGATGGCTCCTATAAAAATGAACAGGGCTGTTTCAGGTTTGGCGACTATGAAGAATATTTTAAAGTTCACCGCAAAGGCGATTCGCTCATCAGGTTTGTAAGTACATCCAACGTAATACCCATTAACGCGCATCTGATAAAAAGAACAAGCTGTATTCCAAAACCATTGTAA
- the fumC gene encoding class II fumarate hydratase yields MSFRTEHDTMGEVQVPADKYWGAQTERSRNNFKIGPEASMPKEIIDAFAYLKKAAAFTNTDLGVLPEEKRDLIAQVCDEILAGQLASEFPLVIWQTGSGTQSNMNVNEVVANRAHVLQGNKLGEGKTFIHPNDDVNKSQSSNDTYPTAMHIAAYKILIDVTIPGIEKLRDTLQAKVEAFKSVVKIGRTHLMDATPLTLGQEFSGYVSQLNHGLKALRNTLDHLSELALGGTAVGTGINTPKGYDVKVAEYIAQFTGLPFITAENKFEALAAHDAIVESHGALKQIAVSLMKIANDIRMLASGPRSGIGEIHIPDNEPGSSIMPGKVNPTQNEAVTMVAAQVMGNDVAISIGGSNGHYELNVFKPVMAANFLQSARLIGDACVSFNDHCAVGIEPNYEGIKKHLENSLMLVTALNPHIGYENAAKIAKTALKNGSSLREAAIGLGLLTNEQFDEWVRPENMIGSLK; encoded by the coding sequence ATGAGTTTCAGAACCGAACACGATACCATGGGCGAGGTACAGGTACCTGCCGACAAATACTGGGGAGCGCAAACCGAACGCTCACGCAATAATTTTAAAATTGGTCCGGAGGCATCAATGCCAAAGGAAATTATCGACGCTTTCGCATACCTGAAAAAGGCTGCCGCTTTTACCAATACCGATTTAGGCGTATTACCTGAAGAAAAGCGCGACCTGATAGCACAGGTTTGCGACGAGATCCTGGCCGGGCAGCTGGCTTCGGAGTTTCCGCTGGTGATCTGGCAAACTGGCTCGGGCACACAATCAAACATGAACGTGAACGAGGTGGTTGCTAACCGTGCGCACGTATTACAAGGCAATAAACTGGGCGAAGGTAAAACCTTCATCCACCCAAATGATGATGTGAACAAATCACAATCATCAAACGACACCTATCCAACCGCTATGCACATAGCGGCTTACAAGATCCTGATTGATGTAACCATCCCGGGCATCGAGAAACTGCGCGATACTTTGCAGGCTAAGGTTGAAGCTTTTAAATCGGTAGTGAAAATCGGTCGTACCCACCTGATGGATGCTACCCCACTCACTTTAGGCCAGGAATTTTCAGGTTATGTATCACAGCTTAACCACGGCTTAAAAGCATTGCGTAACACGCTTGACCATCTTTCAGAACTTGCCCTTGGCGGTACTGCTGTTGGTACAGGGATCAATACACCTAAAGGTTATGATGTTAAAGTTGCTGAGTACATTGCTCAGTTTACCGGCTTGCCATTCATCACTGCCGAAAATAAATTTGAAGCGCTTGCCGCTCACGATGCTATTGTTGAAAGTCATGGCGCACTGAAACAAATTGCGGTTTCATTAATGAAAATTGCTAACGATATCAGGATGCTGGCCTCTGGTCCGCGTTCGGGTATTGGCGAGATCCATATCCCGGATAACGAGCCTGGTTCATCAATTATGCCGGGTAAAGTTAACCCAACCCAAAACGAAGCTGTTACCATGGTAGCCGCACAGGTTATGGGTAATGATGTGGCTATTTCGATAGGCGGCTCAAACGGTCATTACGAATTGAACGTGTTTAAACCGGTTATGGCGGCCAACTTCCTGCAATCGGCAAGGTTAATTGGGGATGCTTGTGTGTCGTTCAATGATCATTGCGCTGTAGGTATTGAGCCAAATTACGAAGGCATCAAAAAACACCTCGAAAATTCATTGATGCTGGTAACCGCGCTTAACCCGCACATCGGTTACGAAAACGCGGCAAAAATTGCTAAAACAGCTCTGAAAAACGGCAGCTCACTACGTGAAGCAGCTATTGGCTTAGGCTTACTAACCAACGAGCAGTTTGACGAGTGGGTACGCCCCGAAAATATGATAGGCAGTTTAAAATAG